A single genomic interval of Coccidioides posadasii str. Silveira chromosome 1, complete sequence harbors:
- the RAD17 gene encoding Cell cycle checkpoint protein rad17 (BUSCO:192059at4751~EggNog:ENOG410PFQ2~COG:D~BUSCO:2155at33183), producing MAAQPPRKRQRRLVVHSSDEDESYVPFASSLAAPASHRRLNTRLIASEPKGTSATCSIDTSAKNTRHSRSQSKKEAPRPSSSRATSTQTSPAISPEKRRTRKQPEPDKSASSKSLHSFFAPATEEQRWSKVVDDYKPDILEEIEDEDIEEELLNWNGSRSFNMVTSSQGTRQRQGNGSFAISRHTNGSNEERKQNATAKAAIRPKPIKKFVLPPDLKTGKSDLADLCDHLKPWAERFGPADLDELAVHKKKVADVQRWLVDVFMGRSKRRILVLKGPAGSGKTTTVSLLSKTLGYEIIEWKNSSGSEYSSAGYVSTSAQFDDFLSRTDKFRSLSMSQDSLSAKSIINDKSTPSSNRRRIILIEEFPTSLSHGSSSLMAFRSSLERYLATTVPSMGFHSRPPRPDNESDTPIVIIVSETLLGTGAALSDNFTVFRLLGPEISNHPGVSIIEFNPVAPTFITKALDLVLKKEARISKRRRVPGPAALKGFAEMGDIRSAIASLEFLCIRGDKDGDWSGTVASRLKRGGNTVAALTNMEKESLVAITHRESSLGLFHAVGKVVYNKREDPSITVGSNVQAPQPRQHLSHFARQKVSQVLIDDLIDETGTDTQTFIAALHENYILSCESEDFTDFFADCISELSNADILAVDSRRGARPTRSSVGSARFSSRGPGKSVDLLRQDEMSFQVAVRGLLFSLPYPVRRRAMPDGQGVDVYKMFFPTSMRLWRETEELSGLLDMWSRRLIYPVSSTHNPCSGPRTEGIESWGSYRDFTNSGPTEDAQTSSMPTRTMMSSQEVLLDYLPYQRMITKDPSEMGDLDRLIRFRGMIGRTNDITDEDFGILEDLGSEHWATDPVPKSPQKRRISRKMLPPPRPRPFHTMASKVEEDAVEKLVLSDDDIED from the exons ATGGCCGCTCAACCTCCCAGAAAGCGGCAGAGGAGGCTGGTAGTGCATTCGTCGGATGAGGATGAATCCTACGTGCCGTTCGCTTCTTCACTCGCAGCACCAGCGAGCCACCGGCGGCTCAACACGCGATTGATTGCTTCAGAGCCCAAAGGAACTTCAGCTACATGTTCTATAGATACAAGCGCGAAGAATACGCGTCATTCAAGGTCTCAATCGAAGAAAGAAGCTCCTCGGCCCTCGAGTAGCCGGGCTACCTCCACCCAAACCTCTCCAGCGATCTCTCCTGAGAAACGCAGGACAAGAAAGCAGCCTGAGCCCGATAAATCTGCATCCTCGAAGTCTCTTCATTCTTTCTTCGCTCCTGCAACGGAGGAACAGCGGTGGAGCAAAGTTGTTGATGATTACAAGCCGGACATTTTGGAGGAAATTGAGGATGAAGACATTGAAGAAGAGCTACTCAATTGGAATGGAAGCCGGTCGTTTAACATGGTAACGTCCTCCCAGGGTACAAGACAGAGGCAAGGGAATGGAAGTTTTGCAATTAGCCGACACACAAACGGCTCAAACGAGGAGCGGAAGCAGAATGCCACGGCCAAAGCAGCAATAAGGCCGAAACCCATCAAGAAATTCGTCCTGCCTCCAGATCTTAAAACGGGAAAATCTGATTTGGCAGACTTGTGTGATCATTTGAAACCGTGGGCTGAACGATTCGGACCTGCGGATCTTGACGAACTGGCCGTCCATAAGAAGAAAGTAGCCGATGTGCAGAGATGGCTGGTAGACGTCTTTATGGGGCGGAGTAAACGC AGAATACTTGTACTCAAAGGTCCCGCAGGCAGTGGAAAAACGACAACTGTCTCGCTGCTATCGAAGACACTTGGATATGAAATTATCGAGTggaagaattcttctgggTCGGAATATTCTTCGGCGGGATACGTGTCGACGAGCGCTCAGTTTGACGATTTCTTGTCACGGACTGATAAATTTAGGAGTCTTTCTATGTCGCAAGATTCGCTGTCCGCCAAATCTATTATTAACGACAAATCGACACCCTCAAGTAATCGAAGGCGAATCATTCTCATTGAAGAGTTTCCAACTTCTTTGAGCCACGGCTCTTCAAGCCTCATGGCTTTTAGATCGAGCCTTGAGCGATACCTTGCAACAACCGTCCCGTCTATGGGGTTTCATAGTCGACCCCCAAGACCTGACAACGAATCGGATACCCCTATCGTCATTATTGTCTCTGAAACCTTGCTAGGAACGGGAGCGGCGCTCTCGGATAATTTCACAGTATTCAGGCTTCTTGGTCCCGAGATATCCAATCATCCTGGCGTGAGTATTATTGAGTTCAATCCCGTTGCACCGACTTTCATAACGAAGGCTCTGGATCTCGTTCTGAAAAAAGAGGCTCGTATATCTAAACGAAGACGTGTTCCCGGTCCCGCGGCTCTCAAAGGTTTTGCAGAAATGGGTGACATCAGGAGTGCTATCGCGTCGCTAGAGTTTCTATGCATACGGGGCGATAAAGATGGAGACTGGAGTGGAACCGTGGCAAGCAGATTGAAAAGAGGCGGTAATACGGTGGCTGCGCTGACCAATATGGAGAAAGAATCGTTGGTCGCAATTACACACCGAGAATCGAGTCTAGGGCTCTTTCATGCTGTCGGAAAAGTTGTATACAACAAACGCGAAGATCCCTCAATTACTGTGGGATCCAATGTACAGGCTCCCCAGCCTCGGCAGCATCTTTCTCATTTTGCTCGACAAAAAGTTTCTCAGGTTTTGATTGACGACTTGATTGACGAAACTGGGACGGATACCCAGACATTCATTGCAGCTCTTCACGAGAATTACATCCTTTCATGTGAGAGCGAAGATTTTACTGATTTTTTTGCTGACTGCATTTCGGAATTGTCCAATGCGGACATCCTTGCCGTCGACAGTCGCAGAGGGGCACGACCCACTCGAAGCAGTGTGGGATCAGCCCGATTTTCCTCCAGGGGTCCTGGAAAGAGCGTCGATTTATTACGACAAGATGAAATGAGCTTTCAGGTAGCTGTGCGAGGATTGTTGTTTTCCCTTCCTTATCCCGTGAGGAGACGTGCTATGCCTGACGGACAAGGGGTTGACGTTTATAAGATGTTTTTCCCAACCTCGATGCGTCTCTGGCGTGAGACCGAGGAGTTGTCGGGTTTGCTAGATATGTGGTCTCGCCGTTTAATATACCCAGTTTCTTCCACGCACAATCCTTGCTCCGGTCCTCGAACGGAGGGAATCGAATCATGGGGGAGTTATCGTGATTTTACCAATTCCGGACCTACAGAGGATGCGCAGACATCTTCTATGCCCACCAGAACAATGATGTCTTCGCAAGAAGTGCTATTGGATTATTTACCTTACCAAAGGATGATTACCAAAGATCCATCTGAAATGGGCGACCTTGATAGATTAATCCGGTTCCGTGGTATGATTGGACGAACAAACGATATCACGGATGAAGACTTTGGTATTCTCGAAGATCTTGGGTCCGAACATTGGGCAACGGATCCTGTGCCAAAATCTCCACAGAAGCGAAGGATATCACGAAAAATGCTGCCGCCACCCAGACCACGGCCCTTCCATACTATGGCGTCGAAGGTGGAAGAAGATGCGGTGGAGAAGCTGGTGCTGAGCGACGACGATATCGAAGACTGA